The following proteins come from a genomic window of Galactobacillus timonensis:
- a CDS encoding ATP-binding protein, with the protein MKEKRARNMYTNIYPREKYLSRLRPFYSSDIIKVITGIRRCGKSCIMKAIINELLSNGVDSAHIIYIPLDKRGFKEIKKPEQLEARIESMISGGGLFYLFIDEVQNVEGFESVVQAYAEDGFSIFLTGSNSYLLSDEITTKLTGRYLTFETFPLDFHEFLEMKKFFNLNVSGDMDQEFNEYVLNGGFPKSLEFPDLNARRTYTRGIVSEIFEKDVKTRRRISNLAVYERVQTYLINNYGSPVSLGNLLSSLEKEGMRTKASTVRRYIEDLKKAKIIYECNRFDLKSRKAIRRDQKYYLADMSLYFSMNTDNQMNYGPTLENLVYLYLVSNNYQVSFGKVGNLECDFICRDQEQNYAYIQVTYSLHGGSREADEKIQEREYRPFRLIRDGYPRYIISLDKYRDQREGVHHINAIDLFLGKVSI; encoded by the coding sequence ATGAAAGAGAAACGGGCACGGAACATGTATACGAACATATATCCAAGGGAAAAATACTTATCCAGACTTCGTCCTTTTTACAGCTCGGATATTATCAAGGTAATTACCGGCATCCGCCGGTGCGGGAAATCCTGCATTATGAAGGCGATAATAAACGAACTGCTCTCTAACGGTGTGGATTCGGCACATATCATCTATATTCCGTTGGATAAACGTGGATTCAAGGAAATTAAGAAACCTGAGCAGTTGGAAGCGCGGATTGAGTCAATGATTTCTGGCGGGGGATTATTTTACCTCTTTATTGATGAGGTCCAGAATGTGGAGGGGTTTGAAAGTGTTGTGCAGGCATATGCAGAGGATGGATTCTCTATCTTCCTTACAGGATCGAACTCTTATCTTCTTAGCGATGAAATCACGACAAAACTTACGGGAAGATATTTGACCTTTGAGACATTTCCGCTGGATTTTCATGAGTTTTTGGAAATGAAGAAATTTTTTAATCTCAATGTGAGCGGTGATATGGATCAGGAATTCAATGAGTATGTGCTGAACGGCGGCTTTCCAAAGTCCCTTGAGTTTCCTGATTTAAATGCAAGGCGTACTTACACGCGTGGCATCGTCTCAGAAATATTCGAGAAAGACGTAAAGACCAGGAGACGCATTTCCAATCTTGCGGTTTATGAACGAGTGCAGACGTATCTCATTAATAATTATGGGTCACCTGTTTCACTTGGAAATTTGCTGAGTTCTCTGGAAAAAGAGGGGATGAGGACAAAGGCATCGACGGTCCGCAGATATATCGAAGATTTGAAAAAGGCCAAGATAATTTATGAATGTAATCGGTTTGACTTAAAGAGCAGGAAGGCGATACGCAGGGATCAGAAATATTATCTTGCGGACATGTCGCTCTACTTTTCTATGAATACCGATAATCAGATGAATTATGGGCCGACTCTGGAAAATTTGGTCTATTTGTATCTTGTAAGCAATAATTACCAGGTCAGTTTCGGCAAAGTCGGGAATCTTGAATGTGACTTTATCTGTCGCGATCAGGAACAGAATTATGCGTATATTCAGGTGACTTATTCCCTGCATGGCGGCAGCAGAGAGGCGGACGAGAAAATTCAGGAACGGGAGTATCGTCCTTTCCGGCTCATCCGCGATGGATATCCGCGCTACATCATTTCCCTTGATAAATACAGAGACCAGCGGGAAGGCGTGCATCATATCAATGCAATTGATCTGTTTCTTGGTAAAGTCAGCATCTGA
- a CDS encoding CpXC domain-containing protein, producing the protein MSTSHTISYTCPYCGKEFPVEVYDVVEASKDPDLRERSISGDIFHHTCPHCQKEFLLMNPLLYVDRERKFVIYVSEEQPPKEMLDLGSQLNAKHYILRRCPTVREFTEKIQQLEDGIDDRLAELAKYDSFIDVIEQKKAKVEEITSVEYQSKTDDVVKVNVRFTEGRGMGFMIPFAGLQEEFDADRDLYRVDNASFPVVNEAWIVKLFENTQMPDSIKEIKPS; encoded by the coding sequence ATGAGTACATCACATACCATTTCCTATACATGTCCGTATTGCGGAAAGGAATTCCCGGTTGAAGTGTATGACGTCGTGGAGGCGTCAAAGGATCCGGATCTTCGTGAACGGAGCATTTCGGGAGATATTTTCCATCATACGTGTCCGCACTGTCAGAAAGAGTTTCTTCTGATGAATCCGCTGCTGTATGTGGACAGGGAGAGGAAATTCGTGATCTATGTGTCCGAAGAGCAGCCGCCGAAGGAAATGCTTGACCTTGGCAGCCAGCTCAATGCGAAGCACTATATTCTGCGCCGCTGTCCGACGGTACGCGAGTTTACGGAGAAGATTCAGCAGCTGGAAGACGGTATCGATGACCGCCTTGCGGAGCTGGCGAAGTATGACAGCTTCATTGACGTGATTGAGCAGAAAAAGGCGAAGGTGGAAGAAATCACCTCCGTCGAATACCAGAGTAAGACAGACGATGTTGTAAAGGTCAATGTCCGTTTTACCGAAGGCAGGGGCATGGGATTCATGATTCCGTTTGCCGGTCTGCAGGAGGAGTTTGATGCGGACCGTGATCTGTACCGTGTTGATAATGCGTCGTTTCCAGTCGTTAATGAGGCCTGGATCGTGAAGCTGTTTGAAAATACGCAGATGCCTGATTCGATCAAGGAGATCAAACCTTCCTGA
- a CDS encoding oligopeptide/dipeptide ABC transporter ATP-binding protein yields MSEPKKILELRKLKKYFPVSGGKKLKAVEDVSFVVYEGEKFGIVGESGCGKSTLGKTILQLYEPTSGSCVYYGKSIQELNPEYIQKYINNLKKQQEKAGEYYQKSLGTDAKIKELKEKAQGYDAEGNARDAKAYDKLQKEIARLEFESKELKKEASRQLREGSRTVGSLILCKDLDAVVDLFTKAEDEVKQAHAYLQKYQQLKIVYDRNLADIDDIDHADERIRVLEAMDGRTEAQEARLQDLKKKKEHVAKLDRGAIVQKDEELLQQMNALQAEARAHIQKEEQYHQQAFDQYRGRDILPLTERTQNKAYQEKLDRNYETGINLSKLTKKELRSLRPDLQMVFQDPAASLDPRQTIGSAVEEPFRLHTKMSAETRKQSTIKLLTEVDLKPEHYYSYPNSLSGGMKQRAGIARAIALDPSLVVLDEAVSALDVSVQAQILQLLEQLQKEKNLTYLFITHDLGVVKHFCDRVLVMYLGNVCELSPCSDLFHEPLHPYTQSLLDAVPHLDPDRKTSDEDVLQGEVPSPIDPPSGCPFHTRCKKCMEICAKEKPVSREVKPGHFVACHLFDKEED; encoded by the coding sequence ATGAGCGAGCCGAAGAAAATACTGGAATTAAGGAAACTCAAAAAGTACTTTCCGGTCAGCGGTGGTAAGAAGCTGAAGGCAGTGGAAGATGTTTCCTTTGTCGTTTATGAGGGTGAGAAGTTCGGCATTGTCGGCGAAAGCGGCTGCGGCAAATCGACACTTGGCAAAACAATTCTGCAGTTGTATGAGCCGACGTCAGGGTCATGCGTGTATTATGGGAAATCGATTCAGGAGCTGAACCCGGAATATATACAGAAGTACATTAATAACCTGAAGAAGCAGCAGGAAAAAGCGGGCGAATATTATCAGAAGAGCCTTGGCACTGATGCAAAGATCAAGGAGCTGAAAGAGAAGGCACAGGGCTATGATGCGGAAGGAAATGCCAGGGACGCAAAAGCCTATGACAAGCTTCAGAAGGAAATCGCCCGGCTGGAATTTGAATCCAAAGAGCTGAAGAAGGAAGCGAGCCGGCAGCTGAGAGAAGGGTCGCGCACGGTCGGTTCGTTGATCCTTTGCAAGGATCTTGATGCGGTAGTGGATCTGTTTACGAAGGCTGAAGATGAAGTGAAACAGGCCCATGCATATCTTCAGAAGTATCAGCAGCTGAAGATTGTGTATGACCGTAACCTTGCGGATATCGATGATATTGACCATGCCGATGAGCGTATCCGGGTTTTGGAGGCGATGGATGGACGTACAGAGGCCCAGGAGGCACGTCTTCAGGATCTGAAAAAAAAGAAGGAACATGTTGCGAAGCTGGACCGCGGCGCCATTGTTCAAAAAGACGAGGAGCTGCTTCAGCAGATGAATGCGCTGCAGGCGGAAGCAAGGGCGCATATACAAAAGGAAGAACAGTACCATCAGCAGGCCTTTGATCAATATCGCGGCAGAGATATTCTTCCATTGACGGAACGGACACAGAATAAAGCCTATCAGGAGAAACTTGACCGTAACTATGAGACTGGCATCAACCTGAGCAAGCTGACAAAGAAGGAACTGCGCAGTCTGCGCCCGGATCTGCAGATGGTGTTCCAGGATCCGGCGGCCAGCCTCGATCCGCGGCAGACGATCGGAAGTGCGGTGGAAGAGCCGTTCCGTCTGCACACAAAGATGTCGGCAGAGACGCGAAAGCAGAGTACGATTAAGCTGTTGACGGAAGTGGATCTGAAGCCGGAACATTATTATTCGTATCCGAATTCATTGTCGGGCGGAATGAAGCAGCGGGCCGGCATTGCCCGGGCCATTGCGCTGGATCCGAGCCTGGTTGTTCTGGATGAGGCGGTATCGGCTTTGGATGTGTCGGTGCAGGCGCAGATTCTGCAATTGCTGGAGCAGTTGCAGAAGGAAAAGAATCTGACCTATCTGTTTATTACACATGATCTTGGTGTAGTGAAGCATTTCTGTGACCGGGTACTTGTCATGTATCTGGGAAATGTGTGTGAGCTGTCTCCGTGCTCGGATCTGTTTCATGAGCCGCTGCATCCGTATACGCAATCGCTTCTGGATGCGGTTCCGCATCTGGATCCGGACCGTAAGACAAGCGATGAGGATGTTCTGCAGGGAGAGGTGCCGAGTCCGATTGATCCGCCTTCGGGATGTCCGTTCCATACCCGGTGCAAAAAATGTATGGAGATCTGTGCAAAGGAAAAACCTGTGTCCCGTGAAGTGAAACCCGGGCACTTTGTGGCATGCCATCTGTTTGATAAGGAGGAGGATTGA
- a CDS encoding 6-phosphofructokinase, producing MLRIGMLTSGGDCQALNAAMRGIFKGITRNTTEPVEFYGFEDGYKGLMNSRFRLLTEDDFANILTVGGTILGTSRVPFKTIHDPLPDGRDKVASMKQTYYKLQLDCLVVLGGNGSVKTANLLSQEGLNIITLPKTIDNDLWGTDMTFGFQSAVDIATRCIDEIHTTASAHGRVFIVEVMGHKVGWLTLNAGIAGGADIILLPEIPYDLNNIVNVIENRDRNGKRFTIIAAAEGAISKSDAKLSKKDYQKKLEKYTFPSVSYELADQITKKTGREVRVTVPGHIQRGGAPVAYDRVFASRIGAEGAKFILKKKFGVMVGYKNREIITVPLDQVAGRLKTLDPNADIIKEAKFIGISFGDD from the coding sequence ATGCTCAGAATCGGAATGCTGACGAGCGGAGGCGACTGCCAGGCGCTCAATGCCGCGATGCGCGGTATCTTCAAGGGAATTACCCGGAACACAACAGAGCCTGTCGAATTCTACGGTTTCGAAGACGGCTACAAGGGACTGATGAATTCCCGCTTCCGCCTTCTGACCGAAGATGATTTTGCCAACATCCTCACCGTCGGCGGAACCATTCTCGGAACATCACGCGTCCCGTTCAAGACCATTCATGATCCGCTGCCGGACGGCCGCGACAAGGTCGCCAGCATGAAGCAGACCTACTACAAGCTGCAGCTCGACTGTCTCGTTGTCCTTGGCGGCAACGGTTCCGTCAAGACGGCGAACCTCCTTTCACAGGAAGGTCTCAACATCATCACGTTGCCGAAAACAATCGACAATGATCTGTGGGGAACGGATATGACCTTCGGCTTCCAGTCGGCGGTCGATATCGCTACCCGCTGCATCGATGAAATCCATACCACCGCATCCGCCCACGGCCGCGTCTTCATCGTCGAAGTGATGGGCCATAAGGTGGGCTGGCTGACGCTCAATGCCGGTATCGCCGGCGGCGCCGATATCATTCTTCTTCCTGAGATTCCGTATGATCTGAACAATATCGTCAACGTCATCGAAAACCGTGACCGCAACGGCAAGCGCTTCACGATCATTGCGGCGGCGGAAGGCGCCATCTCCAAGAGCGACGCCAAACTGAGCAAAAAGGACTATCAGAAGAAACTCGAAAAATATACGTTCCCGTCCGTTTCCTATGAGCTTGCGGATCAGATTACAAAAAAGACGGGCCGCGAAGTCCGGGTCACGGTCCCGGGTCATATTCAGCGCGGCGGCGCCCCGGTAGCCTATGACCGCGTCTTCGCTTCCCGGATCGGTGCCGAAGGCGCCAAGTTCATTCTCAAGAAGAAATTCGGCGTCATGGTCGGATATAAGAACCGCGAAATCATAACTGTCCCGCTCGATCAGGTTGCCGGAAGACTGAAGACGCTCGACCCCAACGCAGACATCATCAAGGAAGCCAAATTTATCGGAATCTCCTTCGGTGACGATTAA
- a CDS encoding chromate transporter, with the protein MNTFLLMCWEFFKTGLFAVGGGLATVPFLEEISAKYGWFSLSDLTTMIAVSESTPGPIGINMATYVGNHMFGVWGGVAATLSLVAPSIIVICIIARILVQFQNSKVVKGIFNGLRPAVVGFILSAVISIYLMALFNVDAFKVSGSVADLFRWKGIILFAALFAFYKWKPDIHPIVLIVIAAVIGIIFSF; encoded by the coding sequence ATGAATACTTTTCTTCTGATGTGCTGGGAATTCTTCAAGACGGGTCTGTTCGCTGTTGGCGGTGGTCTTGCGACGGTTCCGTTCCTGGAAGAGATTTCGGCAAAATACGGTTGGTTTTCGCTCAGCGATCTGACGACGATGATTGCGGTTTCGGAGTCGACGCCGGGTCCGATCGGCATCAATATGGCTACCTATGTCGGTAACCATATGTTTGGTGTTTGGGGTGGTGTTGCGGCTACGCTTTCTCTGGTTGCGCCGTCCATTATTGTCATCTGCATCATTGCGAGGATTCTGGTTCAGTTCCAGAATTCAAAAGTTGTGAAGGGGATCTTCAATGGTCTGCGGCCGGCGGTGGTTGGCTTTATTCTATCGGCTGTGATCAGTATTTATCTGATGGCTCTCTTTAATGTGGATGCGTTCAAGGTGAGTGGTAGTGTTGCGGATCTGTTCCGTTGGAAGGGAATCATTCTGTTTGCGGCTCTCTTTGCGTTTTACAAATGGAAGCCGGACATTCATCCGATCGTTCTGATTGTGATTGCGGCTGTGATTGGAATCATTTTCTCCTTCTGA
- a CDS encoding HAD family hydrolase has translation MYKVLLFDFDGVIVQTEAWYMRQQAQALEQMGIRCTKADLAALMGANYMTRPAAMDRCFSDQEAYRKNRDEIVKYRPAKINPDWKALATPHLEELLSFCRDHHIPMSVATNSGSDRIVDALNTLGISKYFRSIYSGLETGHPKPDPYIYTLGIEDAGCLPSQAMVIEDSRTGIEGAKASGTFVTALRDPDGIADQSFADAIVTDLRDVIPLLRQ, from the coding sequence ATGTATAAGGTGCTGCTATTTGACTTTGACGGTGTCATTGTACAGACGGAGGCGTGGTATATGCGTCAGCAGGCGCAGGCGCTGGAACAGATGGGGATCCGGTGTACAAAGGCGGATCTTGCGGCATTGATGGGCGCAAACTATATGACGCGGCCGGCGGCTATGGACCGCTGTTTCTCGGATCAGGAGGCATACCGGAAAAACCGCGATGAGATCGTGAAGTATCGTCCTGCGAAAATAAATCCGGATTGGAAGGCGCTGGCGACGCCGCATCTGGAAGAACTTCTTTCCTTCTGCAGGGATCATCATATTCCGATGAGTGTGGCAACCAATTCGGGGAGTGACCGGATTGTTGATGCGTTGAATACGCTGGGGATTTCGAAGTATTTTCGTTCCATTTACAGTGGTCTTGAGACGGGTCATCCCAAGCCGGATCCATATATCTATACGCTTGGCATTGAGGATGCGGGCTGTCTGCCTTCGCAGGCGATGGTTATTGAAGATTCGCGGACCGGCATCGAAGGGGCGAAAGCTTCGGGCACATTCGTGACGGCGCTGCGGGACCCGGACGGGATTGCGGATCAAAGCTTTGCGGACGCAATTGTGACGGATCTGAGAGACGTGATCCCTCTTTTGAGACAATAG
- a CDS encoding ABC transporter ATP-binding protein has product MEQEKVLEVEKLHAVFRIDKKEYEVLHDISFTVHRNETVCIVGESGCGKSVTTLCIMGLLPKNGRITSGKILLDGQNLVGLSDNEIRKYRGKKMGMIFQEPMTALNPLLTIGYQMRENLMNHRGMNKKQADEAAVKYLQTVGIANAPDRMKQYPFQLSGGLRQRVLIAMVLSAQPDLLIADEPTTALDVTIQKQVLTLLNDLKKDMNAGILFITHDLGVVSEIADRVVVLYAGRKVEEGSVKQIIEHPLHPYTIGLLDAVPNIDKDEFEPKPIPGQFPNLQDVIPGCRFNPRCSHAKGCDLCTKENPQMVEVEPGHFVACHLVTKESV; this is encoded by the coding sequence ATGGAACAGGAGAAGGTGCTTGAAGTAGAGAAGCTGCATGCAGTTTTCCGTATCGATAAGAAAGAGTATGAGGTGCTGCATGATATTTCCTTTACCGTTCACCGTAATGAAACTGTTTGCATTGTTGGTGAATCCGGCTGCGGAAAATCAGTTACAACCCTGTGCATCATGGGCCTTCTGCCAAAAAACGGCAGGATCACATCCGGGAAGATTTTACTGGATGGGCAGAATCTTGTTGGGCTTTCGGATAATGAAATCCGAAAGTACCGCGGCAAGAAGATGGGCATGATTTTCCAGGAGCCGATGACGGCATTGAACCCGTTGCTGACGATTGGATATCAGATGCGTGAAAATCTGATGAACCATCGCGGCATGAACAAGAAACAGGCCGATGAAGCTGCTGTGAAATATCTGCAGACCGTTGGTATCGCAAATGCGCCGGACCGGATGAAACAGTATCCGTTCCAGCTGTCCGGAGGTCTGCGCCAGAGAGTTTTGATTGCGATGGTGCTCTCGGCGCAGCCGGACTTATTAATTGCCGATGAACCTACAACAGCACTGGATGTGACCATCCAGAAACAGGTGCTTACGCTGCTGAATGATCTGAAGAAGGATATGAATGCGGGCATTCTGTTTATTACGCACGATCTTGGTGTCGTATCCGAGATAGCAGACCGTGTCGTTGTGCTGTATGCAGGTAGAAAAGTTGAGGAAGGATCTGTGAAGCAGATCATTGAGCATCCGCTGCACCCGTATACGATCGGGCTCCTGGATGCGGTCCCCAACATAGATAAAGATGAGTTTGAACCGAAGCCGATTCCGGGGCAGTTCCCGAATCTGCAGGATGTGATTCCGGGCTGTCGCTTTAACCCGCGCTGTTCGCATGCGAAGGGATGTGATCTGTGCACGAAGGAGAATCCGCAGATGGTTGAAGTGGAGCCCGGTCATTTTGTGGCCTGCCATCTGGTAACAAAGGAGAGTGTATGA
- a CDS encoding ABC transporter substrate-binding protein: MSIRKLSSVAALVLAVGLAGCGSAGSSTATATQGSDAGATAVAAASSTDTINIELTTAPVGMHPLKTNDAASTFVTGQIFETLYRRSYDGTSYEPLLAADMPEYSEDRLTVTIPLREGVTFQDGTPFTADAVGYMIDCLKNADYGSQRPSIVSSIESYEIQDDTHIVLHLAYDDGVLVAKLAHTNGAIVNPTLDQSKDLLVDPTGAGTGPYQYVSSVSGSSYDLTAYDGYWGGAPSVKNIHYSVVGDEATAIARLQTGEADLYPTVAIDSVSAAEQISGYTLVNQPSSATGYLALRSNADTSVNPLMANKEFRTALLQAIDFDSYVNSVMNGAASTVRSIVAPSLVGYTSAMDDSYIAYDKEAAKATIDANGWSGQTVTMLTSTREAQQTLAAYIQAQLADVGITLNVVSEEWATFLSDAKEDKAADMIFLTWSNVTGDGQQMLDPNFSTTNGTRVKYNNAEFDTAVENSAETTDLAERQEYMLEAVKMIQGDAVVTPIYVQNTLYCYNSNKFGKVPFGMDGLFYVKDITLA; the protein is encoded by the coding sequence ATGAGCATCAGAAAACTTTCGTCTGTTGCGGCTCTGGTTCTTGCGGTCGGCCTGGCTGGCTGCGGGTCCGCTGGTTCCTCAACAGCAACTGCCACACAAGGCAGTGATGCGGGCGCTACAGCAGTCGCAGCCGCATCATCCACCGACACCATTAACATCGAATTGACAACGGCACCCGTTGGCATGCACCCGTTGAAGACAAACGACGCTGCATCCACATTTGTGACGGGGCAGATCTTTGAAACGCTGTATCGCCGCTCGTACGATGGCACATCCTATGAACCGCTGCTGGCAGCAGATATGCCGGAATATTCCGAAGACCGTTTGACGGTAACGATTCCGCTGCGTGAAGGCGTCACATTCCAGGATGGGACACCGTTTACAGCCGATGCCGTCGGGTACATGATTGATTGCCTGAAGAATGCGGATTATGGCTCTCAGCGTCCTTCCATTGTCTCTTCGATTGAAAGCTATGAAATTCAGGATGATACACATATCGTTCTGCATCTTGCTTATGACGATGGCGTTCTCGTGGCAAAGCTGGCACATACCAATGGCGCAATTGTCAATCCGACTCTGGATCAGTCGAAGGATCTTCTTGTAGATCCGACGGGCGCTGGTACCGGACCTTACCAGTATGTCAGCTCCGTTTCCGGATCTTCCTATGATCTGACGGCGTATGACGGTTACTGGGGTGGTGCACCGTCCGTAAAGAATATTCATTACAGTGTCGTTGGCGATGAGGCAACCGCGATTGCACGTCTGCAGACCGGGGAAGCTGACCTTTATCCGACCGTCGCGATTGATTCCGTCAGCGCCGCAGAACAGATTTCCGGTTATACGCTGGTCAATCAGCCAAGCAGTGCTACGGGCTATCTTGCATTACGGTCCAATGCCGATACGTCGGTCAACCCGCTGATGGCAAATAAGGAGTTCCGTACTGCTTTGCTGCAGGCAATTGACTTTGATTCCTATGTCAACAGTGTCATGAATGGTGCGGCCTCCACGGTCCGTTCCATTGTTGCGCCTTCTCTGGTTGGTTATACGTCGGCGATGGATGATTCCTACATTGCCTATGACAAGGAAGCTGCCAAGGCGACGATTGATGCCAACGGCTGGAGCGGACAGACGGTCACCATGTTGACGTCGACGCGTGAAGCGCAGCAGACGTTGGCAGCTTATATCCAGGCACAACTGGCGGATGTTGGCATTACGCTGAACGTTGTTTCGGAAGAATGGGCTACATTCCTTTCCGATGCCAAGGAAGACAAGGCGGCCGATATGATTTTCCTGACATGGTCCAATGTGACCGGTGATGGTCAGCAGATGCTGGATCCTAACTTCTCCACAACCAATGGCACCCGCGTCAAGTACAACAACGCCGAATTTGATACGGCTGTTGAAAACAGTGCGGAAACGACCGATCTTGCCGAGCGTCAGGAATATATGCTGGAAGCCGTGAAGATGATTCAGGGCGATGCGGTTGTGACGCCGATTTATGTTCAGAATACGCTGTACTGCTACAACTCCAATAAGTTTGGAAAGGTTCCGTTTGGCATGGATGGTTTGTTCTATGTCAAGGACATCACATTAGCTTAA
- a CDS encoding gamma-glutamyltransferase family protein, translating to MFDPLYQPYAGNRYCVTAANGMVATGSNLAAAAGLEVMRNGGNAIDAAVATAAALTVVEPTANGLGSDSFALVWVKDHLYGLNSSGYSPKHISLEEVKKNNPEGMPKYGWTPVMVPGAVKAWPTLVQRFGKLTLAQDLAPAIRYAEEGYPLGPMLSRMWERSTRIFHERFDGNPVFNEWFRTFTKDGESYHFGEIVRLPNHARTLRLIAETDADAFYKGEIADQLDAQSRRDGGYIRKEDLVDYSSQWVEPIRVNYRGYEVCEIPPNGQGIAALMALNILNNFSLQAMESTDTVHKQIEAMKLAFADTMHYVTDPKDMTVDYSCFLKPEYGAMRAKEINAKANLPSFVQPPKSGTVYLCTADGEGNMVSYIQSNYMGFGSGIVLEGYGVSLQNRGADFSLNPQDANALAPHKRSYHTIIPGFLMKDGKAVGPFGVMGGYMQPQGHLQVVSNFVDFNLNPQMALDAPRWQWIRGKQVMLEPSFNNAIAQDLVRRGHEIQIATDGVSFGRGQMIVRLANGTLVGGTESRTDSNIACF from the coding sequence ATGTTTGATCCGTTATATCAGCCCTATGCGGGCAACCGGTATTGTGTAACTGCCGCAAACGGAATGGTTGCGACGGGCTCGAACCTGGCGGCGGCAGCGGGACTGGAAGTGATGCGGAATGGCGGCAATGCCATTGATGCGGCGGTTGCGACAGCGGCTGCGTTGACCGTTGTGGAGCCGACGGCAAATGGTCTTGGCTCGGATTCGTTTGCGCTGGTATGGGTTAAAGATCATCTGTATGGTCTCAATTCGAGCGGTTATTCGCCGAAGCATATTTCGCTGGAAGAAGTGAAGAAAAACAATCCGGAAGGGATGCCGAAGTACGGCTGGACGCCAGTGATGGTGCCGGGTGCGGTGAAGGCGTGGCCGACGCTTGTGCAGCGCTTTGGGAAGCTGACGCTGGCTCAGGATCTGGCGCCGGCCATCCGCTATGCCGAGGAAGGATATCCTCTTGGGCCGATGCTTTCAAGAATGTGGGAGCGTTCAACGCGTATTTTTCATGAGCGCTTTGATGGGAATCCGGTCTTTAATGAGTGGTTCCGAACGTTTACGAAAGATGGTGAGTCGTATCACTTTGGTGAGATTGTGCGTCTGCCGAATCATGCTCGGACGCTGCGTCTGATTGCGGAAACGGATGCGGACGCCTTCTATAAGGGTGAGATTGCGGATCAACTCGATGCGCAAAGCCGCAGGGATGGCGGCTATATCCGCAAAGAAGATCTTGTGGATTATTCTTCACAATGGGTTGAACCGATCCGGGTGAACTACCGGGGTTATGAGGTGTGCGAGATCCCTCCCAACGGGCAGGGGATTGCGGCACTGATGGCGCTGAATATTCTTAATAACTTTTCTCTGCAGGCAATGGAAAGTACGGATACGGTTCATAAGCAGATTGAGGCGATGAAACTGGCCTTTGCGGATACGATGCACTATGTGACGGACCCGAAAGATATGACCGTTGATTATTCCTGCTTTCTGAAGCCGGAGTACGGAGCGATGCGGGCGAAGGAAATCAATGCGAAGGCGAATCTTCCTTCCTTTGTACAGCCTCCGAAGAGCGGTACGGTGTATCTTTGTACGGCGGACGGGGAAGGCAATATGGTTTCCTACATTCAGTCGAACTATATGGGATTTGGTTCGGGCATTGTTCTGGAAGGCTATGGCGTTTCGCTGCAGAACCGGGGTGCTGATTTTTCTTTGAATCCGCAGGATGCCAATGCGCTGGCTCCGCATAAGCGCAGCTATCATACGATTATTCCGGGATTTCTCATGAAGGACGGCAAGGCCGTCGGCCCCTTTGGCGTGATGGGCGGATATATGCAGCCGCAGGGTCATCTGCAGGTTGTAAGCAACTTTGTGGACTTCAATCTGAATCCGCAGATGGCGCTGGATGCGCCGCGCTGGCAATGGATTCGAGGAAAGCAGGTGATGCTGGAGCCGTCGTTTAATAATGCGATTGCGCAGGACCTGGTGCGGCGTGGACATGAAATTCAGATTGCGACGGATGGTGTTTCCTTCGGCAGGGGGCAGATGATTGTGCGTCTTGCCAATGGGACGCTGGTGGGCGGTACAGAGTCGCGGACGGATTCGAATATTGCATGCTTCTAA
- a CDS encoding chromate transporter has product MIYWQLFSAWFRMGLFTFGGGYAMLPMIQKEVIDKYHWATEDEIMDYYAIGQCTPGIIAVNTATFVGYKMRGVLGGIVATLGVVSPSLIIISVIAKLISNFSSLAVVQHALAGIQVAVCVLMYFAISKMYKKGVKDAPAFVIFAAAFILAYFTNISTVLLVIVAGAVGYVLYVTGNKKGEKA; this is encoded by the coding sequence GTGATTTACTGGCAGTTATTCAGTGCTTGGTTCCGGATGGGACTGTTTACGTTTGGCGGCGGATATGCGATGCTGCCGATGATTCAGAAGGAAGTGATCGATAAGTATCACTGGGCGACGGAAGATGAAATCATGGATTATTATGCAATCGGTCAGTGTACGCCGGGTATTATCGCGGTAAATACGGCGACGTTTGTCGGCTATAAGATGCGAGGAGTTCTGGGCGGCATCGTTGCTACACTGGGGGTTGTTTCGCCTTCGTTAATTATTATCAGCGTGATTGCAAAGCTGATCTCGAACTTTTCTTCGCTTGCGGTCGTTCAGCATGCGCTGGCGGGGATTCAGGTCGCTGTCTGTGTACTGATGTATTTTGCAATTTCCAAGATGTATAAGAAGGGCGTCAAGGATGCGCCGGCATTTGTGATTTTTGCGGCGGCGTTTATTCTTGCATACTTTACAAATATTTCGACGGTGCTTCTGGTGATTGTCGCAGGGGCGGTCGGCTATGTTCTGTATGTGACGGGGAATAAGAAGGGAGAAAAGGCATGA